CTGCCTACGGCAGGCAGGCTCGCTATGCTCGTTCTTGCCTTTGGCACTCAACACCTTACTCTTAATACTCCCCCGCCAGGCGTTGCAGAATTTCGATCCCCTTGTCGATGGTCGTGTCTTCGGCGGCGTACGAAATACGGAAGTGCGTCTTTCGCTCAGAGAACACGCTGCCAGGCACAATCAGCAAATTGTTCTCAATCGCTTTCTTGACAAAGGCGTCGCCGTCTCCGCCCGGCGCCTCAGGGAAAATATAAAACGCCCCGCCCGGCTTCACCACGTTGAAGTGGTCTTTGAGTCCGTTATAAATGCGTTCGCGCTTGCCCCGGTATTCATCGCAGCGCGGCGCCATATCGAGGTCGAAGGCTTTGAGGCAAGCGTGCTGTGCAATGCTGGGCGCGCACACGAACGAATACATCTGAATGTTGAGCATCGCGCCAATCAGGTCGCTCGGGCCGTACGCCCAACCCATGCGCCAGCCGGTCATCGCGGCGGATTTCGAAAAGCCGCCCAACACCAGCGTGTTTGGATATAACGCGCCCGGCGAAACCAAATCGCCGTCATAGAGAAACGATTCGTATATCTCATCCGAGATCAAAACCAGGTCCTGTTTTTGCGCGACGTCGATGATTCCCTTCACCACCTCTTCTGAATAAACAACGCCTGTCGGGTTGCCAGGGCTGTTGAGCAGAATCGCCTTGGTGCGCGGCGTAACCAGCGACGCGACTTTGTCGGGGTGCATCTGAAAATCAGGATAGGTATCGAGATACACCGGCTTGGCGCCGATGAAATTGACCAGGTGTTTGTACATCACAAAAAACGGGTCCGGCAAAATGATCTCGTCGCCTTCATCCAGCAGCGCCATCAGCGAGAGCAGAATGCCGCCCGAAACGCCAGAGGTAATCATCACGTCGCCCAGGTCGGGCCAGTTGCGCTCCGTATAAGATTGCTTGATTTTCTCTCGCAACGGGGGGATGCCCGCCGTCAGGGTGTAGCTGTTTTTGCCGTCGCGAATCGCGTCAATCGCGGCGTCTTTGACGATGTCTTCCACATCGAAATGCGGCTGCCCGATCGACAAGTTCACGGGGTCTTTCAGGTCCGCCGCCAGGGCGAAGACTTTACGAATGCCGGAAGAATCAATGCGGGTCGTGCGTTGCGCCAGTTTAACCATGATTTTCTCTCGTCGTTTTCCTTATCGGGTATTTGCAAGATTCTAGCGGCGGAGACGGCGCATCCGCAACCTTGGGGAAGCATACGCAAGATGTTTTTGATATAATACGCTCAGGTGAAAGTAGGACGATATTGTATGAATGAAAAACGCGAATGGATCAAATGTTCGGCGCTGTCTGTCGCCTTCTATTTGATTGTTTATGTGATCTTAGGCTCGACGATACTTGATTACTTCAACCCCTGGTTAATCGGCGTTGTCATCGTGATGACGATTGGCGACATCATCGGATTAAAATGGATGATTCACCACTTCGGCGATTCCAACAATGACGATGAGTATCCATAAATTTATTTGGGAGAATGAACATGGCAAGTAATATCAAAACCACCGTGGTCGGAAGTTATCCCGCGCCCAATTGGCTGTTGGGTCAGACCTCTAAACTCATTTTAAAAGACGCCATCATGGTCGTCTTCAAAACCCAGGAACTCGCAGGCGTCGACCTAATCGGCGACGGCGAACTCAACCGCTTCGACCCCAGCCACCCCGAAACCAACGGCATGATCGACTATTTCGTCCGCCCCATGAGCGGCGTTAAGACAAAGTACGCGCTGTCTGACATTGACCGCTTTCGCGCAGACGCCGGCATGGAATACCGTTCCGAACCCGCCGGCGTGGTCGAAAGCGCTATCGGCGAGGGCACGCTCAACCTGCGTTCTGATTATGAATTTATCCGCCCGCTGACCACGGCGCCGCTCAAGTTTACCTGCACCGGCCCGCACATGCTCGCCAAAGTGCTGGTTGACAACCACTACGGCGGCAAGCCTGCGCTCGCGCTCGAAATCGCCAAAATCCTCAAAGCCCAACTCGCCAGCATCAACGCCGACGTGATCCAAATTGACGAAGCCAACATTCCCGGCCACCCCGAAGACGCGCCCTGGGCGGCGGAAGCGCTCAACATCGTGTTTGAAGGAATCAAACAAACCAAGGCGCTGCATATTTGCTTTGGAAACTACGGCGGACAGACCATCCAGCGCGGGCAATGGAAAAACCTCACCGACTTCATTAACCTGCTGAACGTCGATTTTCTGGTGTTGGAATTTGCGCGGCGCGGTTATGACGAACTGGCGGCGCTGAATGACATTAAAGAGGAGATCGGCCTGGGCGTCGGCGTCATCGACATCAAAGACAACGAAGTCGAGTCGCCCGACCAGATCGCAAAACGCATCGAAACCATCGTCGACGCCTGCGGCGAGGGACGCTTAAAATACATCCATCCCGACTGCGGCTTCTGGATGCTGCAACGCAACGTCGCCGACCGCAAAATGCGCGCCCTGGTCGAAGGCCGCAACCTATACGAGGGATCGCATTAGCGCCGGATACTGATAAGCAGATCAAGATAGAGGTGGGCTCGCGCAGCAGCCCGCCATGCAAACTTCCGTGTCATTGCGAGGAGGCCGTAGGCCGACGCGGCAATCTCGTTTTTATGTTACCGAGATTGCTTCGCTTCGCTCGCAATGACACTGATGTTTTTAATCCTGAAATTTGGTGGGTTAAGCCAAGGTAGGGTGGGCTCGCGCAGCAGCCCACCGCGATGAATTGATTACTTTGCTTGGTAGGCTAACAAACCAATTCAGGCATGGGTGCAACTCGGGGAGCGCCTGTGCATAAGGGCCTGAAAGCCCGCACCGAAGCGAGCAGAGGTGTACCCATGCCACATGCAGCGAAATCTCAATTCAATATATAAAAAAAGTATCCAATTAACGGAAGAACCGAAATTATGCTAACTTGCCTTAATGCAGCGCCCACTCGTTTACATTGCTGTCGTCGTTGATGCGAAACACATAAAACCCGGCGTCCCCGCCAGGGACGTAAATGTAATCACCGAGTGCAGCAACGCCAAATGCAGTATGGGTCTCGATTCGCCCAAACGTATAACGAAACACTTGTTCTGGCGCCTCGCCTGGAGGCGCATGATAAATTACTACCTCCTGAAAAGGCAATCGCACAAAACTAGTCGAAGGGCCTAGCGCTAATATAAGATACTGCTGATGAAAAAACATTCTGCCGTATGAAGAATACGCACCATATATAAATTGGTGTTTTAATTCTAAATGCAACGGGTCGGTTATATCAAAAAAAACAATGGAATCTCCTAATATACTTACAAGCCAATCATTATTTGCGGTAACGCTCCCAAAAGAATAAATTGATATTCCTGATGGAATTGATCCAACTAACTCCGGCGCCAATGGATTAGCAATGGAAAAAATGCCTATCTCATTTTTTCCATCAGAATCAAGGTCCATCGGCGTGTAAATATATTCGCCTTGAACAGCCGCCCGCTGTAATAGATCATTTGTATTCTTATTGCTCCAACCCGTAACCGGCCGATAATATTCTTGCAACGAATTAACAATAAAAGTGCGGCTTGTTTGCAATTTTCGATATAAAATTCCATTCGACAGGAATGCGGCGCGATAAGATGAATCTTCAAAAATCCGGTAAATATTACCTGTCAGCGAAGTAACAATTCGAATTTCATCAGGACTGACAATGTCATACACTGTTAGGCCTTCACTCGACTGGACTACAAGCAAATTATTATCTAACAAAATCGCCCCATTTCGCTGGTCTGCTGGCGGGTAAACTAAGGGAGAATTAATTTGAAACTTTAACGCGGCGTTAAATTCTAATTCTGATTTTCTATTAAGAAGACTATACGTATCCTGATACTCGCCATTCGCAAAAACACTTTCATGCGCGACAAACACTTCGCCACTTGTTGCAACATTATGCGCCTTATATGAACCCTCAAACACTTTCGAAAAAGAACTTGCGTCATCACCGTAAGGCTGCATACAAAACATCCCATCCGTAACGCCATAGACAATCCCGTTAACGACTGATTGCGGCTCGAATAAAAATGCGCATTCATTGCTTTTCTCTAATGTATACTTATTTCCTTTTTCCAGATCATACTCAACCAGTTTCATGTCGCGCCAAATATATACACGGCCTCGATCAATTGACGGCTTCAAATCAATAGCGTCAATCCTTACGCTACCTAAACTTTTGGTTTCAGGTAAAAAATCTAAGTCATGAAAAGTGATTAAATTCTCAAAACACATAATCCCAACATTTTTTTCATGACTGTACGATATTAAATCACCCCGATTAAATGAATTATCATTACTTGTTTTGAAATAAGAAACCTTTTCTACTCCATCATAAATATCAATTTGATTATAATATGTAATAAAGGCATATTTTTTATCATTTTCTTCATCAAAGTACGAATCAAAAAAACCAAATATAAGATTCTGATTGCCCCATTTCGCCAGTTCGATGGGGCTATCATAATCACTCAAATCATAAATATAATTCGTAAAATACCCTCGCGCCGGGCTTGAATTAATTCGCGAGTTCGTCCAGTACAAAAAATCTTCACACATCACAATATCAGTAGCAGGAATATCAATGTGCGAGAGCAATGTAGGCAATTCAGGATTAGCAATGGAATAAATCCATATTCCCTTCAAACCATTGGCGACAATCAATCGGCCTTTATCAATAATGACTTCAAACGCCAAATCTGCATCGAGTTGGACGCGCTTTATTACGTGTGGATTGCGCCAGTCGCTGACGTCCACAATCGAGAACGCGCCGCCGTGGGCGACGTAGGCGTAGGTTTTGCCGTTTGGGGCGGGATAAATTTCAAAATCGAGCGGCGTGGTTCCCGTTGAACCAATGTATTCAATTTCACAGAACGCGCTGAGAGAAAACAAGAGGAAAATAAGACTTAAAACGGCGCTGGTTCGCATCGTTGAAATCCCCAATCAAAAATGAATCGACACAGAGAAATATATCACCGCGCCAACCAAGCGTCACCTTTTTATTTCCTCTTCCCCACCAACACGGTTGAGTTGCAGCCGACGGGCGATTCGGAGACGAGCGAGAATCCGGCTGTTACGAGCCAGGCGAGATACTCCGTACGGGTATAACAGTCGCCGCCGTCAGTATTGACCAGCATGTTGACCGCGAACTGCGTCATCCATTCCGGCCCGGTGCGGTCTTCATCTAGCAAGAAATCTTTGACGGCGACGTATCCGCCCGGGTTCAGCGCCGCTGCGCAACGTTGCAGGGTTTTCTGGTTTTGTTCGGGAGAAAAAATGTGGAGAAAATTTGAAATAAGAATCAGGTCATAGCCGCCGCCCAAGCCATCGTTCAGCGCATCGCCCGCTTGGGTTGAGACGCGATCTTCTAATCCAGCCTTGGTGATATTCTCCCG
Above is a window of Candidatus Hinthialibacter antarcticus DNA encoding:
- a CDS encoding aminotransferase class I/II-fold pyridoxal phosphate-dependent enzyme codes for the protein MVKLAQRTTRIDSSGIRKVFALAADLKDPVNLSIGQPHFDVEDIVKDAAIDAIRDGKNSYTLTAGIPPLREKIKQSYTERNWPDLGDVMITSGVSGGILLSLMALLDEGDEIILPDPFFVMYKHLVNFIGAKPVYLDTYPDFQMHPDKVASLVTPRTKAILLNSPGNPTGVVYSEEVVKGIIDVAQKQDLVLISDEIYESFLYDGDLVSPGALYPNTLVLGGFSKSAAMTGWRMGWAYGPSDLIGAMLNIQMYSFVCAPSIAQHACLKAFDLDMAPRCDEYRGKRERIYNGLKDHFNVVKPGGAFYIFPEAPGGDGDAFVKKAIENNLLIVPGSVFSERKTHFRISYAAEDTTIDKGIEILQRLAGEY
- a CDS encoding cobalamin-independent methionine synthase II family protein: MASNIKTTVVGSYPAPNWLLGQTSKLILKDAIMVVFKTQELAGVDLIGDGELNRFDPSHPETNGMIDYFVRPMSGVKTKYALSDIDRFRADAGMEYRSEPAGVVESAIGEGTLNLRSDYEFIRPLTTAPLKFTCTGPHMLAKVLVDNHYGGKPALALEIAKILKAQLASINADVIQIDEANIPGHPEDAPWAAEALNIVFEGIKQTKALHICFGNYGGQTIQRGQWKNLTDFINLLNVDFLVLEFARRGYDELAALNDIKEEIGLGVGVIDIKDNEVESPDQIAKRIETIVDACGEGRLKYIHPDCGFWMLQRNVADRKMRALVEGRNLYEGSH